The Fulvivirga ligni genome window below encodes:
- a CDS encoding NADH-quinone oxidoreductase subunit J yields the protein MEFSGIAIIILYVAISVVVLFGIMFIIRRKRDKDAGRHKSNKVTDIKAEERKGVQKEY from the coding sequence ATGGAATTTTCAGGAATAGCAATAATTATATTATACGTAGCCATATCAGTAGTAGTACTGTTTGGTATTATGTTTATCATTAGAAGAAAGAGAGATAAAGATGCCGGAAGGCATAAGTCTAACAAAGTGACAGATATTAAGGCTGAGGAACGCAAGGGCGTTCAGAAGGAGTATTAA
- a CDS encoding DUF6268 family outer membrane beta-barrel protein: protein MRKLALLFLCTLVYVNASAQQEDDDDKEDWPSPSVTNMMPRGILFSYSPVIGYDLESKSNLDGLGDAETTVSQLNRILFKIKIPIILRDRTNFIVGFDYAQNEYEFKGDDYKDYALYRALEEKDLRSREIKFYYNHALDKKHYIYIRTSTAFNGDLGKKDIPIYEFANYSLAAVYGWQKNENNSYGIGLYLSYDLGQPGIYPVFVWNKTWNEKWGFESKIPANFHVRYNPNEKSRFFLGYEVQGASYNIALEEEQLARFNDLQLRRSDILPSISYERALYDFIWIGVSAGYRINYRFDISEDNSFNNNNVIENTVQPGPYFDFTIFLTPTKTLKNLFLDE from the coding sequence ATGAGAAAATTAGCATTGTTGTTTTTGTGCACATTAGTGTATGTAAACGCTTCAGCACAGCAGGAGGATGATGACGATAAAGAAGATTGGCCATCTCCCAGTGTAACTAATATGATGCCCAGAGGTATTCTGTTTAGCTATTCGCCGGTAATAGGTTACGACCTTGAAAGTAAAAGTAATTTAGATGGCTTGGGAGATGCTGAAACTACAGTGTCTCAATTAAACAGAATACTTTTTAAAATTAAAATCCCCATCATTTTAAGAGATAGAACCAATTTCATTGTAGGTTTTGATTACGCCCAAAATGAATATGAGTTTAAGGGAGATGATTACAAGGATTATGCTTTGTACAGAGCATTGGAAGAAAAGGATTTACGTTCCAGAGAGATCAAATTCTACTATAACCACGCGCTTGATAAAAAACATTATATCTACATAAGGACCTCTACCGCTTTTAATGGAGATCTGGGAAAGAAAGATATTCCTATATATGAGTTTGCTAACTACTCTTTGGCCGCAGTTTACGGATGGCAAAAGAATGAAAACAACTCTTACGGAATAGGACTTTACCTAAGCTATGATCTTGGTCAGCCGGGTATTTATCCTGTCTTTGTTTGGAATAAAACCTGGAACGAAAAATGGGGCTTTGAATCTAAAATACCGGCTAACTTCCATGTCCGCTATAACCCAAATGAAAAGTCTCGATTTTTCTTGGGATATGAGGTGCAAGGTGCCAGTTATAACATAGCGCTAGAAGAAGAGCAGCTAGCCAGATTTAACGATTTGCAGCTTAGAAGATCAGATATTCTGCCCTCAATAAGCTATGAAAGAGCGCTTTATGATTTCATCTGGATCGGTGTATCAGCCGGCTATAGAATTAACTACAGATTTGACATCTCAGAGGATAACTCATTTAATAATAACAATGTCATTGAGAACACAGTGCAGCCAGGACCATATTTTGACTTCACAATATTCTTAACACCGACTAAGACATTAAAAAATCTATTTTTAGACGAATAA
- a CDS encoding endonuclease/exonuclease/phosphatase family protein — protein sequence MKILITILAVITIVSSFIKLIKKDAWWIRVFDFPQAQLAVFGMLSLLGTIWFLEYDKWWHFVLVIGLTAATVYECIIVFPYTWIANKESQRITSPKEGSSLSIMMSNVYQFNEEYHRLVEVVKDVQPDVLIAVETDMKWEEGIKEIDNYYPYTIKYPLDNTYGILLYSKLELQCSEIKFMVEEGIPSIHTYVKLENGQMVKLYAIHPEPPSPTENERSTERDAELYLVAKEVEQVEGPVIVAGDLNDVAWSHSTRIFQRISRLLDPRKGRGFFNTFHAKIPLLRWPLDHVFHSNDFKLLDIKRLPGIGSDHFPMYIELAHMPELPRDEPLEDPADEEEREEAVEKIRAAL from the coding sequence GTGAAAATACTAATAACTATTCTGGCAGTAATCACCATAGTCAGCAGCTTTATCAAGCTGATAAAGAAAGATGCATGGTGGATTCGCGTTTTTGATTTCCCTCAAGCTCAGCTGGCTGTATTTGGAATGCTCTCACTATTAGGCACTATTTGGTTCCTTGAGTATGACAAATGGTGGCATTTTGTATTGGTAATAGGACTCACCGCAGCTACGGTTTATGAATGTATTATAGTCTTCCCTTATACCTGGATTGCCAATAAGGAATCGCAAAGGATTACCAGCCCAAAGGAAGGTAGTTCATTAAGTATTATGATGAGCAATGTTTACCAATTTAACGAGGAATATCACAGGTTGGTAGAGGTGGTAAAAGATGTACAGCCAGATGTTCTGATTGCAGTGGAGACTGACATGAAATGGGAAGAGGGAATAAAAGAAATAGATAACTACTATCCTTACACCATTAAGTATCCGCTGGATAATACGTATGGAATTCTTCTGTATTCTAAACTTGAGCTACAATGTTCTGAAATAAAGTTTATGGTAGAAGAAGGAATTCCTTCTATTCATACCTATGTAAAATTAGAGAATGGTCAGATGGTGAAACTCTATGCCATCCATCCGGAACCGCCAAGTCCTACTGAGAATGAAAGATCTACCGAGAGAGATGCTGAATTATACTTGGTAGCTAAGGAAGTGGAGCAAGTAGAAGGTCCCGTAATTGTGGCGGGTGATCTGAATGATGTGGCCTGGTCTCACAGTACCAGAATCTTCCAAAGAATCAGCCGTTTGTTAGACCCAAGAAAGGGTAGAGGGTTCTTTAATACTTTCCATGCTAAGATCCCATTATTAAGATGGCCATTAGACCATGTGTTTCATAGCAATGATTTCAAGCTTCTGGATATCAAAAGATTACCAGGCATTGGTTCAGATCATTTTCCCATGTATATAGAGTTAGCTCATATGCCTGAGTTACCTAGAGATGAGCCATTAGAAGATCCTGCAGATGAGGAAGAAAGAGAAGAAGCGGTAGAAAAAATAAGGGCAGCGCTATAA
- a CDS encoding CHASE3 domain-containing protein: protein MKSIKSFRVIFGLVVAIMLLISYFTYQSLDNMIQDAEDVAHTNVVMRELEKVISEVKDAESSHRGYQLTNDSAYLEPYFNSKWIALSKIDLVDSLTTDNTTQQGRLDSLRVLVQNQYSIIEQILYDMRDKDRFEEKENQLISEGNNNMNKIRDLVDDMSDLEWKLLIRRTDRQDYSSMMTPLLIFMSFILAIIAIAYLFTQLYKTLRIKIVAEEELEQNLKQISQEVNEKMRARESLRKVLDSSPNGILFMEAVREDGKIVDFQYVLGNRAVERLLQKPLENIIGNKLLSSFPNSKKSGSFDSYVETIEKGVPNSMEILYQENGREIWIEESCVKLEDGCVVTLVDTSVHKKANRIIEESRKKFEAIFNNTFQFISLLDYRGVLLETNEAMLSFGHFNSEDILGKSLWDISWWTNSSQIKDDIKTGVERAQRGEFVRYEANIIDDKGEEKTVDFSLKPISGDEGVNLIIFEGRDITELKEAEEEKSFVSDLNLTIARSDNFDQAVKSVFEQISERFNIDYAEVWLPYDGQMYLSELFYATESSFGELHNSNLRLDVNRGEGMIGRVMTSHEMEFIDDLSSATADEFIKGHNASEYGLKNVFAVPILFNNELILTAAFFARESSGNAEDLRGTIRQVSSSIGALLIKKKTQDDIEKNNKILASAEGIANMGSWEWYLPKNTIKWSTGVYKIFERSEQKFTPTYASFLENHVHPEDMQQVKTTIEEAKANNTGYDITFRVILDHGKIKHLRVLATYELDELGKVETFYGAIQDITQQKSFEYNLLIKNEELSKSNENLEQFAYVASHDLQEPLRKIRAFGDRLVSKYESVLEERGADYISRMQGAAARMQSLIDDLLKYSRVARNQEPFKQIDLNELIDDVQQDIEARITETNAKVEVDKLPTIDGDAVQLRQLFQNLISNAIKFTPPERTPLVEVSANIIGGGKVQKKYNFNTDSTKQFAEIKIKDNGIGFDKKYSERIFNIFERLHGRNEFQGTGIGLAICQKVVQNHNGLIIADGEEGTGAIFTIVVPLKNNEND from the coding sequence ATGAAGTCAATCAAATCTTTTAGAGTAATATTCGGGCTAGTAGTAGCCATAATGTTGCTTATTTCTTACTTCACTTACCAGAGTTTAGACAACATGATTCAGGATGCTGAAGATGTGGCTCATACTAACGTAGTTATGCGTGAGTTAGAGAAGGTAATTTCTGAAGTGAAGGATGCAGAATCATCTCACCGAGGTTATCAGCTTACCAATGACTCTGCTTATCTGGAGCCTTATTTTAATAGCAAGTGGATTGCTTTATCTAAAATTGATTTAGTAGACAGCTTAACTACTGATAATACAACTCAGCAAGGTCGATTAGATTCTTTACGTGTGTTGGTGCAAAATCAATACAGCATTATAGAGCAGATCCTGTATGATATGAGAGATAAGGATCGCTTTGAAGAAAAGGAAAATCAGCTGATAAGCGAAGGAAATAATAACATGAACAAGATCCGTGATCTTGTAGATGATATGTCTGATCTTGAATGGAAGCTTTTAATAAGAAGAACGGATAGACAAGATTATAGTAGCATGATGACTCCGCTGCTCATCTTTATGAGTTTTATCCTGGCCATTATAGCGATAGCCTACCTCTTTACACAATTATATAAAACCTTAAGGATCAAGATTGTAGCGGAAGAAGAGTTGGAGCAAAACCTCAAGCAGATAAGTCAGGAGGTAAATGAGAAAATGCGTGCTAGAGAGTCTTTGAGGAAAGTGCTGGATAGTTCTCCTAACGGCATACTTTTCATGGAAGCAGTAAGAGAGGATGGAAAGATAGTAGACTTTCAGTACGTACTTGGAAACAGAGCGGTGGAAAGGTTATTACAAAAACCTTTAGAAAATATCATTGGCAATAAACTGTTATCTAGCTTCCCAAATTCTAAAAAGTCAGGCTCTTTTGATAGCTACGTTGAAACTATTGAAAAAGGAGTTCCTAATAGCATGGAAATTCTTTACCAGGAAAATGGACGTGAAATCTGGATAGAAGAAAGCTGTGTAAAGCTGGAAGATGGCTGCGTAGTGACCTTGGTAGATACTTCAGTTCATAAAAAAGCGAATAGGATAATAGAAGAAAGTAGGAAGAAGTTTGAAGCTATATTCAATAATACTTTCCAATTCATAAGTTTATTGGATTATAGGGGTGTTCTACTGGAGACAAATGAGGCTATGCTTTCATTTGGCCACTTTAATTCTGAAGATATTTTAGGCAAGAGCCTTTGGGATATTTCCTGGTGGACTAACTCTTCACAAATAAAAGATGATATTAAAACAGGTGTTGAGCGTGCACAACGAGGTGAATTTGTAAGGTACGAGGCTAATATTATTGATGACAAGGGAGAAGAAAAAACTGTAGACTTCTCATTAAAGCCTATTTCAGGAGATGAAGGTGTTAACCTTATCATTTTTGAGGGTAGGGACATCACGGAGTTGAAAGAGGCAGAAGAGGAAAAGTCATTCGTTTCTGACCTTAACCTTACCATAGCTCGTTCAGATAACTTTGATCAGGCAGTAAAGAGCGTTTTTGAGCAGATAAGTGAACGATTTAATATAGATTATGCTGAAGTATGGCTGCCGTATGATGGACAAATGTATTTGTCTGAATTATTCTATGCTACCGAATCGTCATTTGGAGAACTTCACAATAGTAACCTGAGACTAGATGTAAATCGTGGAGAGGGAATGATAGGTAGAGTCATGACCTCTCATGAAATGGAGTTTATTGATGATCTATCTTCTGCTACAGCTGATGAATTTATAAAAGGGCATAATGCCTCTGAATACGGACTTAAAAATGTATTTGCAGTGCCTATTCTGTTTAATAATGAACTTATATTGACAGCAGCTTTCTTTGCCAGAGAGTCATCTGGTAATGCTGAAGATCTGAGAGGTACTATCAGGCAGGTGTCATCATCAATTGGAGCGCTTCTTATTAAGAAGAAAACCCAAGATGATATCGAGAAAAATAATAAGATTCTGGCCAGTGCAGAAGGCATTGCTAACATGGGTAGCTGGGAATGGTATTTACCTAAAAACACCATTAAGTGGTCTACCGGTGTTTATAAGATTTTTGAGAGGTCAGAACAGAAGTTTACACCTACTTACGCCAGTTTCCTTGAAAATCATGTGCATCCAGAGGATATGCAGCAGGTAAAAACCACTATTGAGGAAGCCAAGGCTAACAATACTGGTTATGACATTACCTTCAGGGTTATTTTAGACCATGGTAAAATCAAACATCTAAGGGTGCTAGCTACCTATGAGTTGGATGAGTTAGGTAAGGTGGAAACATTCTATGGAGCTATTCAGGACATCACTCAGCAGAAGAGCTTTGAATATAACCTGCTGATTAAGAATGAGGAACTCTCAAAATCTAATGAGAACCTGGAGCAATTTGCTTATGTGGCTTCTCATGATTTGCAGGAGCCTTTAAGAAAAATCAGAGCCTTTGGTGATCGCCTGGTTTCAAAGTATGAGTCAGTACTTGAAGAAAGAGGAGCAGATTACATTTCCAGAATGCAGGGTGCCGCGGCCAGAATGCAGTCATTAATTGATGATTTACTTAAATATTCAAGAGTTGCCAGAAACCAGGAGCCATTCAAGCAAATAGATCTCAATGAATTGATCGATGATGTGCAGCAAGATATAGAGGCAAGAATAACGGAGACTAACGCCAAAGTGGAGGTAGACAAACTGCCAACCATTGACGGTGATGCCGTGCAGTTAAGACAGCTTTTCCAGAACCTGATAAGTAATGCCATAAAATTTACACCGCCGGAGAGAACACCGCTTGTAGAGGTATCAGCCAATATTATTGGTGGAGGCAAGGTTCAAAAAAAATATAACTTTAATACTGATTCCACTAAACAATTTGCCGAAATAAAGATTAAGGATAATGGAATTGGCTTCGATAAAAAATATTCTGAAAGAATTTTCAATATCTTTGAAAGATTGCACGGTAGGAACGAGTTCCAGGGTACAGGCATTGGCCTGGCTATCTGTCAGAAAGTGGTACAAAATCACAACGGACTGATAATAGCAGATGGAGAAGAGGGGACCGGGGCAATATTTACTATAGTGGTACCTTTAAAAAACAACGAAAATGACTGA
- a CDS encoding sigma-54-dependent transcriptional regulator — protein MEKILIIDDDNDICLLLNRFLTKKNYEVDYVNTGEEGIRILKKKTFDLVISDYRLPDEDGISILRKIKIISPDTAVVIITGYSDVRIAVQTLKHGAYDYVTKPLYPDEILVTVKEAIKQKKHQNNHVDTSKSNGTKKAAPLKKKAFVAGKSSQAEIVQKHISLIAPTDMSVIITGETGTGKEFVANEIHNKSKRTDKPFVAIDCGALPKELAGSELFGHMKGAFTGALADKPGSFEIANGGTLFLDEIGNLSYENQIKLLRVLQERKIKRVGGVKDLDIDVRVIAATNEDLKEAVRNGKFREDLFHRLNEFRIELSPLRERKPDILVFARHFLDLANNQLEKEIDGFEPEVEDKLKNYYWHGNLRELQNVIKRAVLLCQSDKVSLECLPSEIISPDYLSSSLGAIETTSPDVTNLKSVSENAERNAIISVLEKTGYNKTKAAEVLNIDRKTLYNKLKAYDINI, from the coding sequence ATGGAGAAAATACTAATTATAGATGATGATAATGACATTTGTTTACTGCTGAATAGATTTCTTACCAAGAAAAACTATGAAGTAGACTATGTCAATACAGGTGAAGAAGGGATAAGAATACTTAAGAAAAAGACTTTTGACCTGGTTATCAGTGATTACCGTTTGCCTGACGAAGACGGTATCAGCATCTTAAGAAAGATTAAAATTATTAGCCCGGATACTGCGGTGGTGATCATCACAGGTTACTCAGATGTACGTATTGCGGTGCAAACCTTAAAGCATGGTGCATATGATTATGTAACTAAGCCTCTATATCCTGATGAGATTTTAGTTACAGTAAAAGAAGCCATAAAGCAGAAAAAGCATCAAAACAACCATGTAGATACTTCTAAAAGCAACGGCACTAAAAAGGCCGCGCCATTAAAGAAAAAGGCCTTTGTTGCAGGTAAAAGTAGCCAGGCTGAGATAGTGCAAAAGCATATTTCACTGATTGCACCTACAGATATGTCCGTTATTATTACAGGAGAAACCGGTACAGGTAAAGAGTTTGTAGCCAACGAGATTCATAACAAGAGCAAGCGTACTGATAAACCATTTGTGGCTATTGATTGCGGCGCTCTTCCTAAGGAACTTGCTGGTAGTGAGCTGTTTGGTCACATGAAAGGAGCATTTACTGGTGCTTTAGCAGATAAGCCAGGTAGCTTCGAAATAGCTAATGGAGGTACCCTGTTTCTAGATGAAATTGGAAACCTTTCTTATGAAAACCAGATCAAACTTTTAAGGGTTTTACAAGAGAGAAAAATTAAGAGAGTAGGTGGCGTTAAAGATTTAGATATCGACGTAAGGGTAATTGCCGCTACTAACGAAGATCTGAAGGAAGCTGTAAGAAACGGTAAATTTAGAGAAGACCTTTTCCACAGGTTAAACGAATTTAGAATTGAGCTTTCTCCACTAAGAGAAAGAAAACCAGATATACTCGTTTTTGCTCGTCATTTCCTTGATTTAGCTAATAATCAGCTGGAAAAAGAGATTGATGGTTTTGAGCCTGAAGTAGAAGATAAATTAAAGAACTACTACTGGCATGGAAACCTTAGAGAGCTTCAAAATGTGATTAAAAGAGCCGTATTACTTTGCCAATCTGACAAGGTAAGCCTGGAATGTCTGCCATCTGAAATCATTTCACCAGATTATCTATCATCATCATTGGGGGCCATTGAAACCACCAGTCCTGATGTTACTAATTTGAAGTCAGTGTCTGAAAATGCTGAAAGAAATGCGATTATAAGTGTTTTGGAAAAGACCGGTTATAATAAAACAAAGGCAGCAGAGGTATTAAATATTGATAGAAAAACGCTTTATAATAAACTTAAAGCATACGATATCAATATCTAA
- a CDS encoding porin family protein gives MGIKGGPTFNSFIVENGSNKYSRVGFQLGLLSQIELTDHIYIQPELLFITKGTEAKIENRFTTNTYEIFLNYISVPISFCYTFKPLHIRGGAYFSYLVGSQAERYNERTNAFQDISREPEHYRYWLYFWNRLPI, from the coding sequence ATGGGTATTAAAGGAGGACCTACTTTTAACAGTTTTATTGTTGAAAATGGCTCTAATAAATACAGTAGAGTGGGTTTTCAACTAGGACTACTTTCTCAAATAGAACTTACAGATCATATTTATATACAGCCTGAGTTACTATTCATTACAAAGGGAACAGAAGCTAAAATAGAAAACAGGTTTACAACTAATACCTATGAAATATTTCTAAACTACATATCTGTTCCGATCTCCTTTTGCTATACTTTTAAACCTCTTCATATAAGAGGTGGTGCCTATTTTTCATATCTGGTAGGTTCTCAGGCTGAGAGATATAACGAAAGAACTAATGCCTTTCAGGATATATCCAGAGAACCTGAACACTACCGATATTGGCTATACTTTTGGAATAGGTTACCAATATAA
- a CDS encoding response regulator: protein MTEIAKAITILMADDDPDDRMLAKEALIENRLANDLHFVEDGEELLDFLYQKGKFQDAPRPGLILLDLNMPRMDGREALKHIKNDADLKRIPVIVLTTSKAEEDIVRSYDLGVNSFISKPVTFDELVEVTKRIGDYWFGIVELPKNKDN from the coding sequence ATGACTGAGATTGCTAAAGCAATAACCATTTTGATGGCAGACGATGATCCGGATGACAGGATGCTCGCCAAGGAAGCATTAATAGAAAACAGACTTGCTAATGATCTTCATTTTGTAGAAGATGGTGAGGAGCTGTTGGATTTTCTTTACCAAAAAGGAAAGTTTCAGGATGCTCCAAGACCAGGCCTGATTCTGTTAGATCTTAACATGCCCAGAATGGACGGTAGAGAAGCGTTAAAACATATTAAAAATGATGCTGATCTAAAGCGAATTCCTGTAATTGTGCTTACTACCAGCAAAGCTGAAGAAGATATTGTCAGAAGCTATGATTTAGGGGTAAATTCATTTATTTCAAAGCCTGTTACTTTTGATGAATTAGTAGAGGTAACAAAGAGAATAGGAGATTACTGGTTTGGAATAGTAGAACTACCTAAGAATAAAGATAATTAG
- a CDS encoding lmo0937 family membrane protein, with the protein MSNLLYIIAVILIIGWLLGFFFFSLGSLIHILLVFAVIAILFRLISGRRI; encoded by the coding sequence ATGAGCAACTTACTCTATATAATCGCAGTAATATTGATAATCGGCTGGCTATTAGGCTTTTTCTTCTTTAGCCTGGGATCATTAATACATATTCTTCTTGTATTCGCGGTTATCGCTATACTTTTCAGATTGATATCTGGAAGACGAATATAA
- a CDS encoding response regulator, with the protein MNKEQILVVDDEVEICLLLSGMLKKLGFQTTYAHSVQDGAKCIQQSKYDLVFLDLNLPDGLGFHLIPKIRKENPDAKVVIISAYDGNIERQRAASEGAHFFIPKPFNKKMIIGALEELHVSYSS; encoded by the coding sequence TTGAATAAAGAGCAGATTTTAGTAGTGGATGACGAAGTTGAGATATGCCTGCTTTTGTCAGGAATGCTTAAAAAGCTTGGTTTTCAAACCACCTATGCACACAGCGTACAGGATGGTGCCAAATGTATTCAGCAGTCTAAATATGATTTAGTCTTCCTTGACCTTAACCTACCAGATGGTCTTGGTTTTCACCTCATACCTAAAATTCGAAAAGAAAATCCTGATGCGAAGGTTGTTATAATCAGTGCTTATGACGGTAATATTGAAAGACAGAGAGCGGCCTCAGAAGGTGCTCATTTCTTCATTCCCAAGCCGTTTAATAAGAAAATGATTATCGGCGCACTAGAAGAGTTACACGTATCTTATTCTTCATAA